In Spirosoma aureum, a single genomic region encodes these proteins:
- a CDS encoding OsmC family protein, which translates to MAKQHTYALTTQWTGNKGEGTANYRAYDRDHIVSAENKPDIPASSDPSFRGNKSRYNPEELLVASLSSCHMLWYLHLCAEAGVVVVDYTDQATGTMIETPDGGGHFSEVTLSPAVLVTHESMIAKANELHHQANKLCFIANSCNFPVYHKPICRVAEK; encoded by the coding sequence ATGGCAAAGCAACACACCTACGCGTTAACCACTCAATGGACTGGCAATAAAGGCGAGGGAACCGCGAATTACCGGGCATACGACAGAGATCATATTGTATCGGCCGAAAACAAACCCGACATTCCAGCCTCATCGGACCCGTCGTTTCGGGGTAATAAAAGCCGATACAATCCGGAAGAATTGCTTGTTGCTTCGCTGTCAAGCTGCCATATGCTCTGGTACCTGCATTTGTGTGCCGAAGCAGGCGTTGTTGTTGTCGACTATACAGATCAGGCAACAGGAACAATGATAGAGACACCAGACGGTGGTGGCCATTTCAGTGAAGTAACGCTTTCGCCAGCTGTACTTGTCACCCACGAATCAATGATTGCCAAAGCCAACGAGTTGCATCATCAGGCCAACAAATTATGCTTTATTGCCAATTCCTGTAATTTCCCGGTTTATCATAAACCCATCTGTAGAGTCGCAGAAAAATAA
- a CDS encoding FMN-binding negative transcriptional regulator: MYIPHAFQETDRPTLLQFVRDNSFALLVTTGYDGIPVATHLPIELLADTDGQFQLVGHLAKANPQWKLLGQNRPALAVFSGPHSYISSSWYDHVNVPTWNYLSVQITGRTTMLTDGETLDFLRQQVDRYEAHSAHPVSVESMTVDYVRKQMSGVVAFRMTIDTMQGAAKLSQNRDDKNYQSIIAELRQTGNADAEKMANVMATRRPTIDK, from the coding sequence ATGTATATACCACACGCCTTTCAGGAAACCGACCGCCCTACCCTGTTGCAGTTCGTCCGTGATAACTCCTTTGCATTACTTGTTACGACGGGCTACGATGGTATTCCGGTAGCCACTCATCTGCCCATTGAACTCCTGGCTGATACCGATGGCCAATTTCAATTAGTTGGCCACCTGGCCAAAGCCAATCCGCAATGGAAATTATTGGGACAGAATCGTCCCGCACTGGCCGTATTTTCGGGACCGCATAGCTACATTTCCTCTTCGTGGTACGATCATGTTAACGTACCCACCTGGAATTATCTGTCGGTGCAAATCACGGGTCGAACAACGATGCTGACCGACGGTGAAACCCTTGATTTTCTGCGCCAGCAGGTAGATCGCTATGAGGCTCATTCAGCACATCCGGTATCCGTTGAAAGTATGACCGTGGACTACGTTCGGAAACAGATGAGTGGTGTGGTCGCTTTCAGAATGACGATTGATACGATGCAGGGGGCGGCCAAGCTCAGTCAAAATCGAGATGACAAAAACTACCAATCTATTATTGCCGAACTACGTCAGACAGGTAATGCTGACGCAGAAAAAATGGCCAATGTAATGGCTACCCGACGACCTACGATTGACAAGTAA
- a CDS encoding LytR/AlgR family response regulator transcription factor — MKQSLLQPGDMLKMHAHKTGKISRPIADLMFLQATGNYSWLHWKDGQRMLLPRTLKYYEPQLPREWFIRTHRNCIINLQYIAYLGPVQPDNTGLVYLHSGDVLPVSRRRWAAIQKIYRKLFDNDNGSTTEVNGISLDSIVPD, encoded by the coding sequence ATGAAACAGTCGCTCCTACAACCCGGAGACATGCTCAAAATGCACGCCCATAAAACGGGCAAAATTAGCCGTCCGATTGCTGATCTCATGTTTTTACAGGCCACCGGTAACTACAGCTGGCTTCACTGGAAAGATGGGCAACGGATGCTTCTTCCCCGCACCTTAAAATATTACGAACCCCAGTTGCCTAGAGAGTGGTTCATACGGACTCATCGCAACTGCATCATCAACCTCCAGTACATAGCTTATCTGGGACCTGTCCAGCCGGACAATACCGGACTGGTTTATCTGCATTCGGGTGATGTGCTGCCGGTTTCGCGTCGTCGGTGGGCGGCAATTCAAAAAATTTATCGGAAACTGTTTGACAACGATAATGGCTCGACGACCGAGGTGAATGGTATTTCCCTCGATTCGATCGTTCCGGATTAG